The Flavivirga eckloniae genomic interval CCACAGGCTTTTCGCCTAGCCCCCAGCTTACGCCAGTTTCAACAGTGGCATTTCTGCTAACTTCAATTAGCATGACTTCAATAAGAATTACAGGAACGGGTTTGTCAATTTTATGCACAAACGTTTTAAAGCGTTCTATGTTAGCCCCCGAGCCTGTAACATAAAAGCTATTTAGTTCATAATCTACTTTAATATCTAGATCTTGTGTGATTTCATCTGGAAGTACACTTAACAACGCCTCACCTTTACTTCCTGAGTTACTAAATGTATTTCTACTGCCCGTGTTAATAGGAGTTCTAGGGGTATTGTTTATTCTAGAAGTATTGTTATACTGGTTATTGTAATTTCTATTAGAGGTTGTGTTAAAACCATTATTAGTACCATAATCGTTATACCTGTTTTGCCCTCCGTAAGTTCTCCCTACGGTTCTATTTCTGCTACTGCCTCCAGCTGGGTCTGCCAATAATTCTACAGATCGGTGTTGTAGATGAATAATTTCTACCGATCTAACACTAAGCTGGTTTTCTGTACCAAAATAATAGACACTGCCTTCCTTTTTAAAGGTAAAACGATTGGATGAACCAGGGTTAGGGTTTCTGTTTTGTTGATTGGAATTAATATTTCCATTGGTAGTGTTAGTGCTAGAATTAGTTTGACTGGAACCACCAGATTGAGACTCAAACATTTTAATAAGCAAGTCATCAAATGTTATAGCTTTTGTTTTAAAGGTAATGGTCCCTGCATTATCTAAAGGTGTTGCCGTAAAAATATCAAGGTTAAGTTCTGTTGCTATTTCTGAAATAATTTTTGCAATCGCCGTGTTATTAAAATCTACTTCCAGTAGTTTGGAATCTACGTCCAGTACTTTAAAATTTAAATTAGATTTTCTTCTGTTGGATGTCTTAAGACCATTAGCATTTTCGGTTGGTGTGTCATTTTCAAATACATAAAAATTATCCTTTGTTTTCTCGCTGAATAATTGATTTGCCAAGGCAAGCTTATCCATGGCTGCATCAAAAGGCATTTGCTTTATATAGGATGTTATTTGCTTGTTTTCTAAACCGGGAGAAAACACCAAATTTTTACCAGACTCGTCCATAATGCGTTTAAACACATCGTACAGTTTATCTCCTTTAGCATCAATACTTATGGTATTATCACTAGGGTTAAAAGATATAGGTATAACATGAGGTTTAGGAACCTCAACTGGTGGGACATATTTTTTTATAGACAGGATATTACCAGTGAAGTCTATGGTTAAATGGTATTCTTTGCATAGAAAGACTAATAAATCTGCTACTGTGACATTGGAAAAATTATTGACAATGTTTATTTGATTAAGTTCTGGTGCAAGATTTATATTGACTTTATGAATATTAGAAACTGCCAGCAAAAAATTAGATAATGAAATGTTACTTACATTAATCTCTGTTTTAACCTGTTCGGTTAGTCCTGCATTATCAACAGCCAAAATGTCTAATTGGTTTTTAATGGTTTGAATACGAGGGTTAGTTTGTTGAGTAAAACCAAAACTAAAAGTTAATAGTAACGAGATATAAAGTAGTTTCTTCATTCTTTAATTTGAAATTAATCTAGCGCTTATTTTTTATTTAACAGTAGTGCTATTTTTTCTTCTAATAAGGCAATCCTTTCTTTTTGCTTCTTTAGCTCTGTATTTTCTTTTTCTATAGTTTTAATACGCTTTTCTTGTTGTATGGTATAAAGCGTGAGTTCTTCTATTTTTTGAAGCAGTTTAATATTCATTTCTGCAAGAAGAAGT includes:
- a CDS encoding general secretion pathway protein GspD; protein product: MKKLLYISLLLTFSFGFTQQTNPRIQTIKNQLDILAVDNAGLTEQVKTEINVSNISLSNFLLAVSNIHKVNINLAPELNQINIVNNFSNVTVADLLVFLCKEYHLTIDFTGNILSIKKYVPPVEVPKPHVIPISFNPSDNTISIDAKGDKLYDVFKRIMDESGKNLVFSPGLENKQITSYIKQMPFDAAMDKLALANQLFSEKTKDNFYVFENDTPTENANGLKTSNRRKSNLNFKVLDVDSKLLEVDFNNTAIAKIISEIATELNLDIFTATPLDNAGTITFKTKAITFDDLLIKMFESQSGGSSQTNSSTNTTNGNINSNQQNRNPNPGSSNRFTFKKEGSVYYFGTENQLSVRSVEIIHLQHRSVELLADPAGGSSRNRTVGRTYGGQNRYNDYGTNNGFNTTSNRNYNNQYNNTSRINNTPRTPINTGSRNTFSNSGSKGEALLSVLPDEITQDLDIKVDYELNSFYVTGSGANIERFKTFVHKIDKPVPVILIEVMLIEVSRNATVETGVSWGLGEKPVETTGGIYPKTDLTLGAKTINKVLNGFDGFGHVNIGKVVPNFFATIKAMESNGNIKIRSTPKLSTLNGHRATFSNGQTSYYAVTQRNIYGTDNPQTSEITNYEPIDAELGLTIKPMVSGDGQVTMDIFVVQSSFGLRIAEDSPPDLSSREFTSIIRVRDQDIVVLGGLEEQEKNDAGSGVPLLARIPVIKWLFSQRKREDSKAKLTVLIKPTVIY